A genome region from Hymenobacter tibetensis includes the following:
- a CDS encoding DUF4198 domain-containing protein: protein MPPQFFVAAGTTLNLGIFVGENFAGERWGNKSNRVTRLTHYAPTASEDVLPAATKADTLHPNVTFAQPGTHMVVLSTNNAFTTLEAETFNAYLKEEGLDYILLQRQQRGSLNKPGREAYSRSTKTLVQVGNPVSADTARAWSRPTGMALDLVPEQNPYTLRVGNSLTVRVLADGQPKAGQLVQVWQRTPGQTVKIIKLYSNQNGRVLFRLTNPGQYMVSAVRMMPASLPEADWQSNWSTLTFGFKGISSR from the coding sequence ATGCCGCCGCAATTTTTTGTGGCAGCTGGCACCACCTTGAACCTTGGAATTTTTGTGGGTGAAAACTTCGCTGGCGAGCGGTGGGGCAATAAAAGCAACCGCGTCACGCGTTTGACGCATTATGCGCCTACTGCCTCCGAAGATGTACTGCCAGCCGCCACAAAGGCCGATACCCTACATCCCAACGTGACGTTCGCGCAACCTGGCACGCACATGGTTGTCCTTAGCACCAATAATGCTTTCACCACGTTGGAAGCCGAAACATTTAATGCTTACCTAAAAGAAGAAGGCCTAGATTATATCTTACTACAGCGTCAGCAACGAGGCTCGCTCAACAAGCCAGGGCGAGAAGCGTATAGCCGTAGTACCAAAACGCTGGTTCAGGTTGGCAACCCTGTTTCTGCTGACACTGCCCGCGCCTGGAGCCGACCTACGGGAATGGCACTAGATCTAGTACCCGAACAAAATCCGTATACGCTCAGAGTTGGTAACTCCCTCACCGTTCGGGTGCTTGCTGATGGGCAACCAAAAGCCGGCCAGCTAGTGCAAGTATGGCAACGAACTCCCGGCCAAACAGTGAAAATCATCAAGCTCTACAGTAACCAAAACGGCCGTGTGTTGTTTCGATTAACCAACCCTGGTCAATATATGGTAAGCGCCGTACGAATGATGCCTGCTAGTCTGCCAGAAGCAGATTGGCAAAGTAATTGGAGCACCCTCACATTCGGTTTCAAAGGTATTTCAAGCCGGTAA
- a CDS encoding STAS domain-containing protein yields MKYSIDKKETYTIITIDEKKLDTTVAPDLKSEFVKLNAEGINNLILDLTNVKYTDSSGLSSILIANRLCNSTGGLLVLTGLQDHVMKLITISKLESVLHILPTVEEGIDRIFLHAIERDLTSKE; encoded by the coding sequence ATGAAGTACTCGATTGATAAAAAGGAAACGTACACGATAATCACGATTGACGAGAAGAAGCTGGACACCACCGTAGCTCCTGATCTGAAATCGGAATTTGTGAAGCTGAATGCCGAAGGAATCAACAATTTGATTCTGGACCTTACCAACGTTAAATACACTGATTCATCAGGACTCAGCTCCATTCTGATTGCCAACCGGTTGTGCAATTCCACGGGCGGTCTGTTGGTCCTCACCGGCCTGCAAGATCATGTGATGAAGCTTATCACCATCAGCAAGCTCGAATCGGTATTGCATATCTTGCCAACCGTAGAGGAAGGCATCGACCGGATTTTCCTGCACGCCATCGAGCGCGACCTGACCAGCAAGGAGTAG
- a CDS encoding ribonuclease Z — translation MEFELKILGSASATPFLNRHQTAQVLTVGNAQYLIDCGEGTQSRLMEQKLRHQRIQTIFISHLHGDHYFGLFGLLGTMHLNGRTDPLNLFGPAGLDEILTTQFRHSSTQLSFELLFTAVDTTQFAQVYEDKHVTVHTLPMRHRIPCCGYLFRELPKRRPLLKEKLPAGLTPAQLTGLTLGEDVFDDADNIVVRNLDVTTEPKPARSYAFCSDTLYTESLADLVQGVDLLYHEATFLEEMRDRAATTHHSTARQAGLLARRAHVQRLLIGHFSSRYRDLNPLLAEAQAMFEWTELATEGLTVSV, via the coding sequence ATGGAGTTCGAGCTGAAAATTTTGGGTAGCGCGTCGGCGACGCCATTTCTCAACCGGCACCAAACGGCGCAGGTTCTGACCGTAGGCAATGCGCAATATCTCATCGACTGCGGAGAAGGCACTCAAAGCCGCTTGATGGAACAGAAGCTCCGCCATCAGCGCATCCAAACCATTTTCATTTCTCACCTGCACGGCGACCATTACTTCGGACTTTTTGGCTTGTTGGGCACCATGCACCTCAACGGCCGCACCGACCCGCTGAATCTTTTCGGCCCCGCTGGCCTAGACGAAATCCTAACCACGCAGTTTCGGCATTCGTCTACGCAACTAAGCTTCGAGTTGCTCTTCACTGCCGTCGATACCACTCAATTCGCGCAGGTCTACGAAGACAAGCACGTGACGGTGCACACGCTGCCCATGCGGCACCGGATTCCGTGCTGCGGCTATCTGTTTCGGGAGCTACCCAAGCGCCGCCCCCTGCTCAAAGAAAAGCTGCCCGCCGGGCTCACCCCCGCACAACTCACGGGCCTTACGCTCGGCGAAGACGTGTTCGATGACGCAGATAACATAGTGGTCCGCAACCTCGACGTAACCACCGAGCCCAAACCGGCCCGCAGCTATGCGTTTTGCTCGGACACCCTCTACACCGAAAGCCTAGCCGACTTGGTACAGGGTGTTGACTTGCTCTACCACGAAGCTACTTTCTTGGAAGAAATGCGCGACCGAGCGGCCACAACTCACCACTCCACGGCCCGTCAGGCGGGTTTGCTGGCTCGTCGGGCACATGTGCAGCGCTTGCTTATCGGTCACTTCTCCAGCCGCTACCGCGACCTGAACCCGCTACTAGCCGAAGCCCAAGCCATGTTCGAGTGGACCGAGCTGGCAACCGAAGGCTTGACGGTGAGCGTGTAG
- a CDS encoding queuosine precursor transporter codes for MSHKKQQLYLVLSGIFIVNALLAEIIGVKIFSADALLGLPGNLTAGVLIWPVVFVTTDIINEYFGRAGVLRVSYLTVALILFAFVVIYATTKLPPAAFWLDVNKTDPQGRPFNIDFAYQSIFRQGLGIITGSITAFGIGQVLDATVFQALRRATKGRYVWLRATGSTLVSQLVDSFVVLYVAFYLFGNWTLDQVLGVANTNYWYKFAAAILLTPVLYLAHFLIDRYLGEEASTELQQEAVADASA; via the coding sequence ATGTCTCATAAGAAGCAACAGCTCTACCTAGTACTCAGTGGCATTTTCATTGTGAATGCGTTGCTGGCTGAAATAATTGGGGTGAAAATCTTCTCTGCCGATGCCCTCCTCGGATTGCCTGGCAACCTGACGGCGGGCGTACTCATCTGGCCCGTTGTGTTTGTCACGACGGACATTATCAACGAGTACTTTGGCCGGGCCGGAGTGCTGCGGGTGAGCTACCTCACGGTGGCACTCATCCTGTTTGCTTTTGTTGTGATTTATGCCACTACCAAGCTGCCACCCGCTGCCTTTTGGCTGGACGTGAACAAGACGGATCCGCAGGGTCGGCCGTTCAATATTGACTTCGCTTATCAAAGCATTTTCCGGCAAGGCTTGGGCATTATTACGGGCTCCATTACGGCCTTTGGTATCGGGCAGGTATTGGACGCCACGGTGTTTCAGGCGTTGCGGCGCGCCACCAAAGGCCGGTATGTGTGGCTGCGCGCCACTGGTTCCACCCTCGTCTCGCAGCTCGTTGATTCGTTTGTGGTGCTCTACGTAGCGTTTTACCTGTTCGGCAACTGGACGCTGGACCAGGTGCTAGGTGTAGCTAACACGAATTACTGGTATAAATTTGCTGCTGCCATTCTGCTTACGCCGGTACTCTATCTAGCTCACTTCCTCATCGACCGATATTTAGGCGAAGAGGCTTCCACCGAACTGCAACAGGAAGCAGTAGCTGACGCGTCAGCATAA
- the trpS gene encoding tryptophan--tRNA ligase yields MSRILTGIQSTGRPHLGNLLGAILPAIELSKSSTNQSLLFIADLHSLTTVRDAATLRQNTYAVAAAWLACGFDTEKNLLYRQSDVPQVTELTWYLSCFAPYPMLANAHSFKDKSDRLSDVNAGLFTYPVLMAADILLYDADFVPVGKDQIQHLEITRDIASAFNNRYGETFVLPQAKVDEQIQTIPGLDGQKMSKSYGNIIDIFLDDKALLKNIKLIVSDSTPLEEPKNPDTDTTFKLYSLLATAEETADMRARYLAGGYGYGHAKQALYELIVRRFATEREQFSFYMNNLPELDARLAEGARKAQAYGTEVLNKVREKAGYLRR; encoded by the coding sequence ATGTCCCGCATCCTTACCGGCATCCAAAGCACAGGCCGCCCCCACTTAGGCAATCTGCTCGGCGCCATTCTCCCCGCCATTGAGCTATCGAAAAGCAGCACCAACCAGTCGTTGCTCTTTATTGCCGATTTGCACTCCTTAACCACTGTGCGCGACGCAGCCACATTGCGTCAGAACACGTACGCGGTGGCCGCCGCGTGGCTGGCTTGCGGGTTCGATACCGAGAAGAACCTGCTCTACCGGCAGTCGGATGTGCCGCAGGTAACGGAGCTGACATGGTACTTATCGTGCTTTGCGCCTTATCCGATGCTGGCTAATGCGCACTCGTTCAAAGACAAGTCGGATAGGCTTTCGGATGTGAATGCCGGCCTGTTCACCTATCCGGTGTTGATGGCGGCCGATATTTTGCTCTACGATGCCGACTTTGTGCCGGTAGGCAAAGACCAGATTCAGCACCTAGAAATCACGCGGGACATTGCTAGTGCCTTCAACAACCGCTACGGCGAAACCTTTGTGCTACCCCAGGCCAAAGTGGACGAGCAAATCCAGACGATTCCGGGCCTTGATGGGCAAAAGATGAGTAAGAGCTACGGCAACATCATCGACATTTTCCTCGACGACAAAGCGTTGCTCAAAAACATCAAGCTCATCGTGTCAGACAGCACCCCGCTAGAGGAGCCCAAAAACCCGGACACCGACACCACTTTCAAACTGTACTCTCTGCTAGCCACCGCCGAAGAAACCGCCGACATGCGCGCCCGTTATCTGGCAGGCGGCTACGGCTACGGCCATGCCAAGCAGGCGCTGTATGAATTGATTGTGCGCCGCTTCGCCACTGAACGGGAGCAATTCAGTTTTTACATGAACAACCTACCTGAACTAGATGCTCGCCTAGCCGAGGGGGCCCGCAAAGCGCAGGCCTACGGCACGGAAGTACTGAATAAAGTACGCGAGAAAGCAGGGTACCTGCGGCGCTAG